The Buttiauxella selenatireducens genome has a window encoding:
- a CDS encoding flagellar basal body P-ring protein FlgI, translating into MTKYLFGLLMLVATLAQADRIRDLTTVQGVRENSLIGYGLVVGLDGTGDQTTQTPFTTQTLNNMLSQLGITVPAGTNMQLKNVAAVMVTAKYPAFARSGQNIDVVVSSMGNAKSLRGGTLLMTPMKGVDNQVYALAQGNILVGGAGASAGGSSVQVNQLNGGRITNGAVIERELPGTFGSGNILSLQLNEDDFTLAQQITDTINRSRGFGSASAIDARTIQIRVPTGNSSQVRLLADIQNLEVNLPAQDAKVIINSRTGSVVMNQEVTLNTCAVAQGNLSVTVNRQAQVSQPDTPFGGGQTVVTPQTQIDLRQNGGALQRVNASANLNNVVRALNTLGASPIELMSILQSMQTAGCLRAKVEII; encoded by the coding sequence ATGACCAAATATTTATTCGGATTACTGATGCTGGTGGCGACACTTGCGCAGGCCGACCGTATCCGCGACCTGACAACGGTTCAGGGCGTGCGTGAAAACTCCCTGATTGGATATGGCCTGGTAGTCGGCCTTGATGGTACGGGTGACCAGACGACACAAACGCCGTTTACCACTCAAACGCTGAACAACATGCTTTCGCAGTTGGGGATAACGGTTCCTGCGGGCACCAACATGCAGCTTAAAAACGTGGCTGCGGTTATGGTGACGGCGAAATACCCGGCATTTGCGCGTTCAGGGCAGAATATCGATGTTGTGGTTTCTTCTATGGGTAACGCCAAAAGTTTACGCGGCGGGACATTGCTGATGACCCCGATGAAAGGGGTCGACAACCAGGTTTACGCGCTGGCGCAAGGCAATATTCTGGTCGGTGGGGCGGGTGCCTCGGCGGGAGGAAGCAGTGTTCAGGTCAACCAACTGAATGGCGGTCGTATCACCAACGGTGCGGTGATTGAACGCGAACTACCGGGTACGTTTGGCTCTGGCAACATTCTCAGCCTGCAACTGAACGAGGATGATTTCACGCTGGCTCAGCAAATTACCGATACCATTAACCGGTCACGCGGCTTTGGCAGTGCCTCGGCGATAGATGCACGTACCATCCAAATTCGTGTTCCGACCGGCAACAGCTCGCAAGTCCGTTTACTGGCCGATATTCAGAACCTGGAAGTGAATTTGCCAGCGCAGGACGCGAAAGTGATTATCAACTCGCGTACGGGTTCGGTGGTGATGAATCAGGAAGTGACGCTGAATACTTGTGCTGTGGCGCAGGGTAACTTATCCGTCACGGTCAATCGTCAAGCGCAGGTGAGCCAGCCAGATACGCCATTTGGCGGCGGTCAAACGGTGGTGACACCGCAAACGCAAATCGATCTGCGTCAAAATGGTGGTGCGTTGCAACGCGTTAATGCCAGCGCCAATCTAAACAATGTGGTTCGTGCACTGAATACACTGGGTGCATCGCCAATTGAATTGATGTCGATTTTGCAATCTATGCAAACGGCAGGATGCTTGCGTGCCAAAGTGGAAATCATCTAA
- the flgM gene encoding flagellar biosynthesis anti-sigma factor FlgM, protein MSIDRTSPLKPVSTVQPRETPDAPIQKSQLVKSATLKSTNVTLSDAQAKLVQPGSGDINMERVEALKTAIRNGELKMDTGKIADALIQEAQSYLSSK, encoded by the coding sequence ATGAGCATTGATCGCACGTCTCCTTTGAAACCGGTAAGTACCGTACAACCACGCGAAACGCCAGACGCTCCAATTCAAAAGAGCCAGCTGGTGAAAAGCGCGACCCTCAAAAGCACCAATGTGACACTCAGTGACGCACAGGCTAAGTTAGTTCAGCCGGGCAGCGGGGATATTAATATGGAACGCGTTGAAGCACTTAAAACTGCTATCCGTAACGGTGAGCTGAAAATGGATACCGGCAAAATCGCCGACGCGCTAATCCAGGAAGCTCAAAGCTATTTATCGAGTAAATAA
- a CDS encoding flagellar basal body rod protein FlgF, protein MDHAIYTAMGAASQTLNQQAVTASNLANASTPGFRAQLTALRAVPVDGLSLPTRTLVTASTPGVDMSQGQLDYTQRPLDVALQQDGWLAVQSADGTEAYTRNGNMQVSPAGQLTIGGQPVMGEGGPIAVPQGAQLTIAADGTISALNAGDQPNTVAPIGRLKLVKATGQEVVRGDDGFFRPSQMAMATRGATLQADASISLMPGVLEGSNVKPVEAMADMIANARRFEMQMKIISSVDENEQRANQLLSMT, encoded by the coding sequence ATGGATCACGCAATTTATACCGCCATGGGGGCGGCTAGTCAGACGCTGAATCAACAAGCGGTGACGGCCAGTAACCTGGCAAACGCTTCAACACCTGGCTTTCGTGCGCAGTTGACTGCATTGCGAGCCGTGCCGGTGGACGGGCTTTCTTTGCCGACTCGTACCCTGGTCACGGCGTCAACGCCGGGCGTAGATATGTCGCAAGGGCAGTTGGATTACACCCAGCGCCCGCTGGATGTTGCACTGCAACAAGATGGCTGGCTGGCGGTACAAAGTGCTGATGGTACAGAGGCTTATACCCGCAACGGCAATATGCAGGTCAGTCCTGCCGGGCAATTGACCATCGGCGGGCAACCGGTGATGGGCGAAGGTGGCCCGATTGCCGTGCCCCAGGGCGCGCAGCTGACTATCGCGGCAGACGGCACTATTTCTGCATTAAACGCAGGCGACCAGCCAAATACCGTGGCACCGATTGGCCGTTTAAAACTGGTGAAAGCCACCGGCCAGGAAGTGGTGCGCGGCGATGATGGCTTTTTCCGTCCGAGCCAAATGGCTATGGCGACGCGAGGCGCAACGTTACAGGCTGATGCCAGCATCTCATTGATGCCGGGTGTTCTGGAAGGCAGCAACGTTAAACCCGTGGAAGCAATGGCCGACATGATTGCTAACGCCCGTCGTTTTGAAATGCAGATGAAAATTATTTCAAGTGTTGATGAAAACGAACAGCGGGCCAATCAGCTGTTGTCAATGACCTGA
- the flgE gene encoding flagellar hook protein FlgE gives MGFSQAVSGLNAAATNLDVIGNNIANSATYGFKAGSVSFADMFAGSKVGLGVKVAGITQDFNDGTTTNTGRGLDVAISQNGFFRLVDTNGSVYYSRNGQFKLDENRNLVNMQGMQLTGYPATGTPPTIQEGANPTGLAVPNTLMAAKTTTTASMQINLNSTDKTPAKTPFNAADSDTYNKKGSITVYDSQGNAHDMNVFFVKSTTENTWDVYTQDSSVANSPVVKGDSMVFNSNGILTAGTTNTLTTGAINGATPATFSLSFLNSMQQNTGSNNIVAANQNGYKPGDLVSYQINDDGTLVGNYSNEQTQLLGQIVLSNFANPEGLSSEGNNVWSATNSSGVALLGTAGTGNFGTLTNGALESSNVDLSKELVNMIVAQRNYQSNAQTIKTQDQILNTLVNLR, from the coding sequence ATGGGCTTTTCACAAGCGGTCAGCGGCCTGAATGCTGCGGCCACCAACCTGGACGTAATTGGTAACAACATCGCCAACTCCGCTACCTACGGTTTCAAAGCAGGTAGCGTTTCTTTCGCTGATATGTTCGCCGGTTCTAAAGTGGGCCTGGGCGTTAAAGTGGCGGGTATTACTCAGGATTTTAACGACGGCACCACGACTAACACGGGACGTGGTCTGGATGTGGCAATAAGCCAGAATGGTTTCTTCCGCCTGGTGGATACCAACGGTTCGGTGTACTACAGCCGTAACGGCCAGTTCAAATTAGATGAAAACCGTAATCTGGTGAACATGCAGGGTATGCAGTTAACGGGCTATCCGGCAACCGGTACACCGCCAACCATTCAGGAAGGGGCAAACCCAACGGGTCTTGCGGTACCTAACACCCTGATGGCTGCAAAAACCACGACCACCGCATCGATGCAGATCAACCTGAACTCCACCGATAAAACCCCGGCTAAAACACCTTTTAACGCTGCTGATTCAGATACCTATAACAAAAAAGGTTCTATCACTGTCTATGACAGCCAGGGTAACGCCCATGATATGAACGTCTTCTTTGTTAAATCGACGACGGAAAATACCTGGGATGTCTACACCCAGGACAGCAGTGTTGCGAACAGCCCTGTGGTTAAAGGCGATTCTATGGTGTTCAACAGCAATGGCATCTTGACGGCTGGCACCACGAATACCCTGACAACCGGGGCGATTAATGGTGCAACTCCGGCAACATTCAGCCTCAGCTTCCTGAACTCCATGCAGCAGAACACCGGCTCAAACAACATCGTGGCTGCTAATCAGAATGGTTATAAGCCAGGTGACCTGGTCAGCTATCAGATCAACGATGACGGCACGCTTGTCGGCAACTACTCCAACGAGCAAACCCAGCTGTTAGGCCAGATTGTTCTGTCTAACTTTGCTAACCCAGAAGGGCTCTCCTCTGAAGGGAATAACGTTTGGTCGGCAACCAATTCGTCCGGCGTTGCACTGCTGGGCACCGCAGGTACAGGTAACTTCGGTACCCTGACCAACGGCGCACTGGAGTCATCAAACGTCGATCTGAGTAAAGAACTGGTCAACATGATTGTCGCGCAGCGTAACTACCAGTCGAATGCGCAGACCATCAAAACCCAGGATCAGATCCTCAACACTCTGGTTAACCTGCGCTAA
- the flgC gene encoding flagellar basal body rod protein FlgC, with protein sequence MALLNIFDIAGSAMTAQSKRMNVAASNLANADSATGPDGQPYRAKQVVFQVDAAPGAETGGVKVMGVEESQAPDKLVFQPGNPLADAKGYVRMPNVDVVGEMVNSMSASRSYQANVEVLNTVKSMMLKTLTLGQ encoded by the coding sequence ATGGCTTTGCTGAATATTTTTGATATTGCCGGCTCCGCGATGACTGCGCAATCCAAGCGTATGAACGTGGCGGCGAGTAACCTGGCTAACGCCGATAGTGCAACGGGCCCGGACGGCCAGCCTTATCGCGCTAAGCAGGTTGTTTTCCAGGTTGATGCGGCCCCAGGCGCTGAAACGGGTGGCGTAAAAGTGATGGGTGTTGAAGAGAGCCAGGCACCGGACAAACTGGTGTTCCAGCCGGGAAACCCGCTGGCAGACGCCAAAGGTTATGTACGCATGCCGAATGTGGATGTGGTGGGCGAGATGGTTAACAGCATGTCGGCATCCCGCAGCTACCAGGCCAACGTGGAAGTACTCAACACCGTGAAAAGCATGATGTTGAAAACCCTGACTCTGGGTCAGTAA
- the flgA gene encoding flagellar basal body P-ring formation chaperone FlgA — MTGLKTWSAVALLLACPAALASILDAPLSQFFQQRLAGISDDVTVMVKTPDAQLPPCPLPDFSMPGNSRLWGNVSVMAQCGNDKRYIQAEVQATGNYVVAAQALPRGSVITESQLQLKHGRLDQLPPRAILDLRQVSSAVTLRDIAPNQPILMSMVRQSWRVKAGQQVQVVAAGEGFSVNSEGKALNNAAVSQNARVRMSSGQIVSGVVDADGNILISL, encoded by the coding sequence ATGACTGGTCTGAAAACCTGGAGCGCAGTAGCACTTTTGCTGGCTTGCCCTGCGGCATTAGCCAGCATTCTGGATGCGCCTTTGAGCCAGTTTTTCCAGCAGCGCCTGGCGGGAATTAGCGATGATGTCACCGTGATGGTGAAAACGCCTGATGCACAATTACCGCCCTGCCCACTTCCTGATTTTTCTATGCCGGGGAACAGTCGCCTGTGGGGAAACGTGAGCGTTATGGCGCAATGCGGTAACGATAAGCGGTACATTCAGGCGGAAGTCCAGGCTACCGGAAACTACGTCGTGGCCGCACAGGCATTACCGCGTGGCAGCGTTATCACCGAAAGTCAGCTTCAGCTCAAACATGGACGACTTGATCAGCTCCCGCCGCGTGCGATACTGGATTTACGCCAGGTAAGCAGTGCAGTAACGCTGCGCGACATCGCACCGAATCAACCCATTTTGATGTCGATGGTACGCCAGTCATGGCGAGTCAAAGCCGGGCAGCAGGTTCAGGTTGTGGCGGCCGGTGAAGGATTTAGTGTGAATAGCGAAGGTAAAGCACTGAACAACGCCGCCGTTTCGCAGAATGCTCGGGTTCGAATGAGTTCGGGACAAATTGTGAGCGGGGTCGTCGATGCTGATGGGAATATTCTGATTAGCTTATAA
- the flgH gene encoding flagellar basal body L-ring protein FlgH, giving the protein MQNPMVLRPIVMFLVLTTSGCALIPTKPLVEGATTAQPVPGPAPVVNGSIFQTAQPVNYGYQPLFEDRRPRNVGDTLTIVLQENVSASKSSSANASRDGKTNFGFNVTPRYLEGLFGNNRADVDVEGGNSFNGKGGANASNTFSGTLTVTVDQVLANGNLHVVGEKQIAINQGTEFIRFSGVVNPRTISGSNTVPSTQVADARIEYVGNGYINEAQNMGWLQRFFLNLSPM; this is encoded by the coding sequence ATGCAAAACCCAATGGTTCTTCGTCCTATCGTGATGTTTCTGGTGCTGACCACAAGTGGCTGCGCACTGATACCAACAAAACCGCTGGTGGAAGGGGCGACCACGGCTCAGCCAGTCCCTGGCCCTGCACCGGTAGTGAATGGTTCTATTTTCCAGACGGCGCAACCGGTGAACTATGGGTACCAACCACTGTTCGAAGACCGCCGCCCACGTAACGTCGGCGACACCTTGACCATTGTGCTCCAGGAAAATGTCAGTGCCAGTAAGAGTTCGTCGGCTAATGCCAGCCGTGATGGCAAAACAAACTTTGGCTTTAACGTGACTCCGCGCTATCTCGAAGGGCTGTTCGGTAATAACCGTGCGGATGTCGATGTTGAAGGCGGGAACAGTTTCAACGGTAAAGGTGGAGCCAATGCCAGTAACACCTTTAGCGGAACCTTAACCGTGACGGTCGATCAGGTGCTGGCAAACGGCAACTTGCACGTCGTGGGTGAAAAACAGATAGCCATCAATCAGGGCACCGAATTTATTCGTTTCTCCGGTGTGGTGAATCCTCGCACGATCAGTGGCTCCAACACCGTACCGTCCACACAAGTGGCGGATGCGCGCATCGAATATGTCGGTAACGGCTATATCAACGAAGCGCAAAACATGGGTTGGTTACAACGCTTCTTCCTTAATTTATCGCCGATGTAA
- the flgN gene encoding flagella biosynthesis chaperone FlgN, which produces MSRLLEVMDQMTVVLNSLKEVMDAEQQQLSAGHVNGSALQRITEDKSSLLATLDYLEQQRRAAQNVETIGSTDISQRWQTITQKTQHLRDINQHNGWLLEDQLARNEQALAILKPHQEPNLYGADGQATTVSRGGKKITI; this is translated from the coding sequence ATGAGTCGTCTGTTAGAAGTGATGGATCAAATGACTGTGGTTCTCAACTCTCTTAAAGAGGTGATGGACGCCGAACAGCAACAATTATCCGCAGGCCATGTGAATGGCAGTGCATTGCAACGTATAACTGAAGATAAAAGCTCATTGCTTGCGACGCTTGATTATCTTGAGCAGCAGCGTCGTGCCGCACAGAATGTCGAAACTATCGGCAGCACGGATATCAGCCAACGTTGGCAGACGATTACACAAAAAACGCAGCACTTACGCGACATTAACCAGCATAACGGTTGGTTGTTAGAAGATCAGTTAGCGCGTAATGAACAGGCGCTGGCGATACTCAAACCGCATCAGGAGCCGAATCTCTACGGTGCCGATGGACAAGCGACGACAGTCAGTCGTGGTGGCAAGAAAATAACAATTTAA
- the flgD gene encoding flagellar hook assembly protein FlgD, whose product MGIAVNMNDTTTSGVNALSGNSNLTGSNAADLQSSFLTLLVAQLKNQDPTNPLQNNELTTQLAQISTVSGIEKLNTTLGSVSGQLTNNQSVQASALIGHGVMIPGTKILAGSEATTPFGVELQQAADKVTATITDNTGKVVRTLDIGAVTAGVHTFTWDGSMTDGTTAPDGAYNVAISASNGSTQLVAQPLNFAMVNGVTLSNGKTLLDLGTYGTSTLDDIRQII is encoded by the coding sequence ATGGGCATCGCCGTTAATATGAATGACACCACAACCAGTGGTGTTAATGCATTATCGGGTAACAGCAATCTGACAGGCAGCAACGCGGCTGACCTGCAAAGTAGTTTTTTGACGCTGCTTGTTGCGCAGCTGAAAAACCAGGACCCAACCAATCCTCTGCAAAACAATGAACTGACGACACAGCTGGCACAAATCAGCACCGTCAGCGGTATTGAAAAACTCAATACCACGCTCGGCTCAGTATCAGGTCAGTTGACCAATAACCAGTCTGTGCAGGCCAGCGCCTTGATTGGTCATGGCGTGATGATTCCCGGTACGAAAATTCTGGCAGGGAGTGAAGCGACGACGCCTTTTGGTGTTGAGCTACAGCAGGCGGCCGATAAGGTCACCGCAACGATCACGGATAACACGGGCAAAGTGGTTCGTACTCTCGATATTGGTGCGGTCACCGCCGGTGTTCATACCTTTACCTGGGATGGCAGCATGACTGACGGCACAACGGCACCGGATGGGGCCTACAACGTCGCTATCAGTGCCAGTAATGGCAGTACGCAGTTGGTGGCTCAGCCGCTTAATTTTGCCATGGTCAACGGCGTAACACTCAGTAATGGCAAGACCTTGCTCGATCTCGGTACTTACGGCACCTCCACTCTCGATGACATCAGGCAGATTATTTAA
- a CDS encoding cold shock domain-containing protein: MHGVITTWFEDKGFGFIKDENGDNRYFHVIKVANPELIKKDASVTFEPTTNNKGLSAFAVKVEPDSKYIFIAGERIKITAIKSFLVYSEEVPAETKIDKENAVLSVGALMNSIRPKAEPKPGEMRTLKKLAVTTFQGSTLIFSEDEIDVEATMKILKGLK, from the coding sequence ATGCACGGAGTAATCACAACCTGGTTTGAAGATAAAGGTTTCGGTTTTATCAAAGATGAAAACGGTGACAATCGTTATTTTCATGTGATTAAGGTCGCCAACCCTGAGCTGATTAAAAAAGATGCCTCAGTGACTTTCGAGCCAACCACGAACAATAAAGGCTTGTCTGCTTTCGCGGTGAAAGTTGAACCCGACAGCAAGTACATCTTTATTGCAGGCGAGCGCATCAAAATCACGGCGATTAAATCTTTCCTGGTCTACAGCGAAGAAGTGCCAGCCGAAACCAAGATTGATAAAGAAAATGCAGTGCTGTCGGTCGGTGCACTGATGAACAGCATTCGCCCTAAAGCGGAGCCAAAGCCGGGTGAAATGCGTACGCTGAAGAAACTGGCCGTGACGACTTTCCAGGGCTCAACATTAATCTTCTCCGAAGATGAAATTGATGTTGAAGCGACCATGAAGATCCTCAAAGGTCTGAAATAA
- the flgJ gene encoding flagellar assembly peptidoglycan hydrolase FlgJ has product MLNDTQSLANAAWDANSLNELKAKTGQDPKGNMKSVARQVEGMFVQMMLKSMREALPKDGLFSSEQTRMYTSIYDQQIAQQLSSKGLGLADMMVEQMGGNADPSEEAGKVPMKFDLQSVTSFQNQTLTQMVRQAIPKAPSNEEPLTGDSKDFLAQLSLPARLASEQSGIPHHLILAQAALESGWGQRQILTEKGEPSFNLFGVKASSSWKGPVTEITTTEYENGEAKKVKAKFRVYSSYLEALSDYVGLLTRNPRYAAVTNANTAEQGAQALQNAGYATDPNYARKLTGMIQQMKAMGEKVAKAYSNDLSNLF; this is encoded by the coding sequence ATGCTTAACGATACCCAATCACTGGCTAATGCTGCGTGGGATGCTAATTCTCTTAACGAGCTAAAAGCGAAAACCGGGCAAGATCCTAAGGGCAACATGAAATCGGTTGCCCGCCAGGTGGAAGGGATGTTCGTGCAAATGATGCTCAAAAGCATGCGTGAAGCGTTGCCAAAGGACGGGTTGTTTAGCAGTGAACAGACTCGCATGTACACCAGCATCTATGACCAGCAAATCGCGCAACAGCTCAGCTCCAAAGGGCTTGGGCTGGCCGATATGATGGTCGAGCAAATGGGCGGTAATGCCGACCCATCTGAAGAGGCCGGTAAAGTGCCGATGAAGTTTGATCTGCAAAGCGTGACCAGTTTCCAGAACCAGACCTTAACGCAAATGGTGCGCCAGGCTATCCCTAAAGCTCCCTCTAACGAAGAGCCGCTCACGGGCGATAGCAAAGACTTCCTGGCGCAACTTTCACTGCCGGCCCGACTCGCCAGTGAACAAAGTGGCATTCCGCATCACTTGATTCTGGCGCAAGCCGCGCTGGAATCAGGCTGGGGGCAACGGCAGATCCTGACAGAAAAAGGTGAGCCCAGCTTTAACCTGTTTGGTGTGAAAGCCAGCAGCAGTTGGAAAGGGCCGGTCACTGAAATCACCACCACGGAATACGAGAACGGCGAAGCGAAAAAGGTGAAAGCCAAATTCCGTGTTTACAGCTCTTATCTTGAAGCACTTTCTGATTATGTCGGCTTGCTGACGCGAAACCCGCGTTACGCCGCAGTCACCAATGCCAATACCGCAGAGCAAGGCGCTCAAGCGCTGCAGAATGCAGGTTATGCCACCGATCCAAACTATGCCCGCAAACTTACCGGCATGATTCAACAGATGAAAGCGATGGGTGAGAAAGTGGCAAAGGCGTATAGCAACGACTTATCAAATTTGTTCTGA
- the flgG gene encoding flagellar basal-body rod protein FlgG, with translation MISSLWIAKTGLDAQQTNMDVIANNLANVSTNGFKRQRAVFEDLLYQTIRQPGAQSSEQTTLPSGLQIGTGVRPVATERLHSQGNLSQTNNSKDVAIKGQGFFQVQLPDGTSAYTRDGSFQVDQNGQLVTAGGFQVQPAITIPANALTITVGRDGIVSVTQQGQAQPVQVGQLNLTTFMNDTGLESLGENLYAETQSSGTPNESTPGLNGAGLLYQGYVETSNVNVAEELVNMIQVQRAYEINSKAVSTTDQMLQKLTQL, from the coding sequence ATGATCAGTTCTTTATGGATCGCTAAAACCGGTCTTGATGCCCAGCAAACCAACATGGATGTGATTGCCAACAACCTGGCAAACGTCTCCACCAATGGTTTTAAGCGTCAACGCGCGGTGTTTGAAGACTTGCTGTACCAGACAATTCGTCAGCCTGGTGCGCAATCTTCTGAACAGACCACACTGCCGTCAGGCTTGCAGATTGGTACTGGCGTGCGTCCGGTGGCAACCGAGCGCCTGCACAGTCAGGGTAACCTGTCCCAGACCAACAACAGCAAAGATGTGGCAATTAAAGGCCAGGGTTTCTTCCAGGTGCAACTGCCGGATGGCACCAGCGCGTATACCCGCGATGGTTCATTCCAGGTGGATCAGAACGGCCAGTTAGTCACCGCAGGCGGCTTCCAGGTACAGCCTGCGATTACGATTCCTGCGAACGCCCTGACCATTACCGTTGGACGTGATGGCATTGTGAGCGTGACGCAACAGGGCCAGGCGCAACCCGTTCAGGTGGGACAGCTTAATTTGACCACTTTTATGAATGACACGGGTCTGGAAAGCCTGGGTGAAAACCTGTATGCGGAAACCCAGTCGTCCGGTACGCCAAATGAAAGCACTCCTGGGCTTAACGGCGCGGGTCTGCTGTATCAGGGGTACGTTGAAACCTCTAACGTGAACGTTGCTGAAGAGCTGGTGAATATGATCCAGGTTCAGCGGGCTTACGAAATCAACAGTAAAGCCGTTTCTACTACTGACCAGATGCTGCAAAAGCTGACGCAGTTGTAA
- the flgB gene encoding flagellar basal body rod protein FlgB, protein MLDKLDAALRFQQEAINLRAQRQEILAANIANADTPGYQARDIDFASEMKKVMERGRAEGSGVALALTSARHIPAATHSAPSLDLLYRVPDQPSMDGNTVDMDRERTQFADNSLKYQSDLTVLGGQIKGMMSVLQQGG, encoded by the coding sequence ATGCTCGACAAACTGGATGCCGCGCTGCGATTTCAGCAAGAAGCGATAAATTTGCGCGCCCAGCGTCAGGAAATACTGGCTGCAAATATCGCTAATGCGGATACACCGGGCTATCAGGCTCGCGATATTGATTTTGCCAGTGAAATGAAAAAAGTGATGGAACGGGGTCGTGCCGAAGGCAGCGGTGTTGCGCTTGCGCTCACGTCCGCGCGCCATATCCCTGCGGCAACACACTCAGCACCTTCGCTTGATCTTCTCTACCGCGTTCCTGACCAGCCGTCGATGGATGGTAATACCGTCGATATGGACCGTGAACGTACACAATTTGCCGATAACAGCCTGAAATACCAGTCCGACCTTACGGTTCTCGGCGGCCAAATCAAGGGCATGATGTCGGTGCTACAACAGGGTGGCTAA